One stretch of Riemerella columbina DNA includes these proteins:
- a CDS encoding LamG domain-containing protein: MNRTIIKTLSLWAILGTVWSCQDLDRPDLGDYPKDEINLPDGDLRFFVPFDKSSDILRFQFAEELSGYPAFTPDKSIESQEGIKEKAYKGSLKGYLEYISPNDFAEKAQSFTVSYWMKHAPTTTNAEFVFSIPSSIEHWTKSTMLLMNESSARGIAVKMILVDKDKRDTWLTWEGANAIPADGFFDEKWHHCALVYDAATSELTFYKDGVQMGTPKKWGTHGGVDMDASKVTQFRLGGPAGSDAWMKPWGGGLDQFRLYTKALSSAEIAQLYNNKD, translated from the coding sequence ATGAACAGAACAATAATAAAAACACTGAGCCTATGGGCTATTTTGGGCACGGTATGGTCTTGCCAAGATTTAGACCGCCCAGATTTAGGAGACTATCCGAAAGACGAAATTAACCTCCCAGATGGCGACCTCCGCTTTTTTGTCCCTTTTGACAAATCTTCTGATATTTTAAGATTTCAGTTTGCAGAAGAGCTGTCAGGGTATCCGGCTTTTACACCAGATAAATCCATAGAAAGCCAAGAGGGCATTAAGGAAAAAGCCTACAAAGGCTCGCTCAAGGGGTATTTAGAATACATATCGCCCAATGATTTTGCGGAAAAAGCCCAAAGTTTTACCGTGAGCTATTGGATGAAGCACGCCCCAACGACCACCAATGCTGAGTTCGTGTTTAGTATTCCCTCTTCCATTGAGCATTGGACGAAAAGCACAATGCTCCTGATGAACGAATCTTCTGCCCGAGGCATCGCTGTTAAGATGATTTTGGTGGATAAAGATAAAAGAGATACTTGGCTCACTTGGGAAGGCGCAAACGCTATCCCTGCCGATGGTTTTTTTGATGAAAAATGGCACCATTGTGCATTGGTGTATGATGCCGCTACTTCTGAGCTGACTTTCTACAAAGATGGCGTACAGATGGGCACGCCTAAAAAATGGGGCACGCACGGTGGCGTAGATATGGACGCTTCCAAAGTAACCCAATTCCGATTGGGTGGTCCTGCGGGGTCAGATGCTTGGATGAAGCCTTGGGGTGGCGGTTTAGACCAATTCCGACTTTATACTAAGGCATTGTCTTCGGCGGAAATTGCTCAACTTTATAATAATAAAGATTAA
- a CDS encoding RagB/SusD family nutrient uptake outer membrane protein, with amino-acid sequence MKSISKIILTSALSVAALAFNSCSEDWLDLKPEGRPVGDEVSVGGYEALAFGLYSSLRTQGGVSDFTYVWTHCIRADDNEKGSTPADAATNGGVFDHFGYVASNGTIASDWNGHYKIIYDCNELINDAHEKNETSAGTLVNIAEAKAIRAFCYFELRRDFGEVPINLKTIDVPEDEIAPKNTIAEVDAQIEKDLIEAREDLPLQWNSSYTGRATKGMVNALLAKLYLYQGQWTKALETSERVITSGIYRLNPSYDAEFTKAGNNSVESIFEIQKNYDNATKYSNNFYECQGVRGSGTWDLGWGFNVPSQGLVDAYETGDLRKQTTILVSGGPDIYNSPGLTLPASPPLAQKYWNGKAYTLPEERNHYSQKKNHWENIKIIRYADVLLIAAEAANELGQTGKATTYLNLIRTRAGLAATTAVSQTDLRTAIKNERRVEFAMEFERFYDLVRWGDASSVLAPLGYVAKNQYFPIPQVAIDKSQGVLVQNPNY; translated from the coding sequence ATGAAAAGTATATCCAAAATCATATTAACCAGTGCCCTCTCTGTGGCAGCGTTGGCATTCAATAGCTGTTCCGAAGATTGGTTAGATTTAAAACCAGAAGGCAGACCCGTAGGCGATGAAGTCAGTGTAGGCGGCTATGAAGCCCTCGCCTTCGGACTTTATTCCAGTTTGAGAACCCAAGGCGGCGTGAGTGATTTCACTTATGTATGGACGCACTGCATCCGTGCAGACGACAACGAAAAAGGAAGCACACCAGCAGATGCTGCAACCAACGGTGGCGTTTTTGACCACTTTGGCTATGTCGCCTCTAACGGTACCATCGCCAGCGATTGGAACGGTCACTATAAAATCATTTATGATTGTAACGAACTCATCAACGATGCCCACGAGAAAAATGAAACCTCGGCAGGGACTTTGGTAAACATTGCGGAAGCCAAGGCGATTAGAGCATTTTGTTATTTTGAACTCCGAAGAGATTTCGGCGAAGTGCCAATCAACCTTAAAACCATTGATGTTCCAGAAGATGAAATCGCACCAAAAAATACCATTGCTGAGGTAGATGCACAGATTGAAAAAGATTTGATAGAAGCCCGTGAAGACCTACCATTACAATGGAATTCCAGCTATACAGGGAGAGCCACCAAAGGGATGGTTAATGCGCTATTAGCGAAGTTGTATTTGTATCAAGGGCAGTGGACAAAGGCGTTAGAAACTTCGGAGCGTGTGATTACCTCAGGGATTTATCGCCTCAATCCATCGTATGATGCAGAATTTACCAAAGCGGGCAATAATTCGGTGGAATCTATATTTGAAATTCAGAAAAATTATGACAACGCGACCAAATACAGCAACAATTTTTATGAATGCCAAGGCGTGAGAGGTAGCGGCACTTGGGACTTAGGTTGGGGCTTTAATGTGCCTTCGCAAGGTCTGGTAGATGCCTACGAAACAGGAGATTTACGAAAACAAACCACCATATTAGTCTCTGGCGGACCAGATATTTATAACAGCCCAGGTCTCACTTTGCCTGCATCGCCACCGTTGGCACAGAAGTATTGGAACGGCAAGGCTTACACGCTTCCAGAGGAGAGAAACCACTATTCACAGAAGAAAAACCATTGGGAAAATATCAAAATCATCAGATATGCTGATGTCCTTCTGATAGCTGCCGAAGCCGCCAATGAGTTAGGGCAAACGGGTAAAGCGACAACTTACCTTAACCTTATCAGAACCCGTGCAGGCTTAGCCGCTACGACTGCCGTGAGTCAAACCGATCTGAGAACCGCCATCAAAAACGAACGCCGTGTAGAATTTGCGATGGAATTTGAGCGTTTTTACGATTTGGTACGCTGGGGCGATGCCTCTTCTGTGTTAGCACCACTCGGATATGTGGCTAAAAATCAATATTTTCCTATTCCACAGGTGGCGATTGATAAATCCCAAGGTGTACTTGTACAAAATCCAAATTATTAA
- a CDS encoding SusC/RagA family TonB-linked outer membrane protein: MKNTVLTKTCLIAALYLGYSAQAQSTPKNDTAIKEKRLEEVVVIGYGTAKKRDLTGSITKVDGRQIADKPASNPLNSLQGKVSGLSVVNSGAPGSQADVRIRGTVTINGVNPVYIVDGVFTTNIDFLNPADIESMEVLKDPSSLAIFGSRGANGAIIITTKRGKKGRTTVSLASSIGVKSLDNRPDLTNAEQFKTLYNEDLINQGLAPYTLFNIFNADTNWIDEIRNKGALISQHNVSVANGTENNKVSFSVGYQQEEGSIKFEDYTRLTMRFNDDLSLSSRLRMGVGFTGSYIKNPQIRSFGSSLNATPVVSPINLTPGQYYGLYNSLPQELGAAQIANPLAWVEGERNTQLNRDFQFNPNVYVEFDFWKHFNFRSSYFVNYRNSTGRSYQPIFDIYVPETDSTTPFAGRQLPVVSQFENRTLLFQQDQLLTYKNKFDQHDFTVMAGFETIDQSYQGMSGSAKSSLSNPLGLMPNNPRFWYLNSDFVDPESKTVSTSQTKKRQISYFGRLLYNYGGKYLLNASIRRDGSSALAPGNRFDWFWSVGGAWELTKENFLKNNATLSYLKLKASYGDLGNQFTPYNYFGYPVYVAGGTGVFGNSVYPALVKSYEEATDLKWEHLKSYEVGFESMFFNRKLSFDATYYNKRTQDLLNFVDGNPDYFMNAGSIEAKGFEFSASWKGRIGENFSYNLSGNLTTTQTKVLQTYGNGDYKINGVSIYQQGLPVGAFYGYVVDGVYQTKTDILLSPTSTIGTPQPGDLKYKDLNGDGLITPDDRTVIGNPTPDFTYGFSLGAEYKGIFLNADFYGVYGNEVFRSWGNGNSFAPFNYRAERMGRWTGAGTSNWEPRSYSGNAYNRENSTYMIEDGSFFRIRNVQVGYNFDREFLSQFKLQGLKLYVNIQNLKTWDHVNGFTPEFGGSATQFGVNSSGYPNPRITSFGINATF, encoded by the coding sequence ATGAAAAATACTGTTTTAACCAAAACTTGCCTTATTGCAGCCCTCTATTTGGGATATTCTGCGCAGGCACAGTCCACGCCGAAAAACGATACGGCTATAAAGGAAAAAAGATTAGAAGAAGTCGTTGTAATTGGTTACGGTACGGCTAAGAAAAGAGATTTAACGGGGTCTATTACCAAGGTAGATGGTCGGCAGATTGCGGATAAACCTGCCTCTAACCCGCTGAACTCCTTGCAGGGGAAAGTGTCGGGACTTTCGGTGGTCAATTCTGGAGCGCCAGGTTCCCAAGCCGATGTGAGGATTCGGGGGACGGTGACCATCAATGGTGTTAATCCTGTTTATATTGTAGATGGCGTGTTCACAACCAATATTGATTTCTTAAACCCTGCCGATATAGAGTCTATGGAGGTGCTCAAAGATCCTTCTTCCTTAGCGATTTTCGGGAGTAGAGGAGCGAATGGTGCCATCATCATCACGACTAAAAGAGGGAAAAAAGGCAGAACTACGGTCTCGCTTGCCTCATCTATTGGGGTGAAGAGCTTGGACAACAGACCTGATTTGACCAACGCCGAACAGTTTAAAACTTTGTATAATGAAGACCTCATCAACCAAGGTTTAGCGCCGTATACATTATTTAATATTTTTAATGCGGATACCAATTGGATAGACGAAATCAGAAACAAAGGAGCGCTCATCAGCCAGCATAATGTTTCGGTGGCGAATGGTACGGAGAATAACAAAGTCAGCTTCTCGGTGGGGTATCAACAAGAGGAAGGCTCCATTAAGTTTGAAGACTACACCCGCTTAACGATGCGTTTTAATGATGATTTGAGCCTTAGTTCTCGCCTTCGTATGGGTGTGGGCTTTACGGGGTCTTACATTAAAAATCCGCAGATTAGAAGTTTCGGTTCTTCGCTTAATGCCACGCCTGTGGTTAGCCCGATCAACCTGACTCCAGGGCAATATTACGGACTTTATAACTCGCTGCCGCAGGAGTTGGGAGCGGCACAGATTGCCAACCCTTTAGCATGGGTAGAGGGCGAGAGAAATACGCAGCTCAATCGAGATTTCCAGTTCAACCCCAATGTATATGTGGAGTTTGATTTTTGGAAACACTTCAACTTCCGCTCCAGCTATTTTGTGAATTACAGAAACAGCACAGGACGAAGCTATCAGCCTATTTTTGATATTTATGTGCCCGAAACCGACTCTACCACGCCATTTGCAGGAAGACAATTGCCAGTGGTTAGCCAGTTTGAAAACCGCACGCTACTCTTCCAACAAGATCAGCTCTTAACTTATAAGAATAAATTTGACCAGCACGATTTTACGGTGATGGCAGGTTTTGAAACCATTGATCAATCTTACCAAGGAATGTCAGGAAGCGCCAAGAGTAGCCTTTCCAATCCATTGGGGTTAATGCCGAACAACCCAAGATTTTGGTACCTCAATTCGGATTTTGTAGATCCAGAATCTAAAACCGTGAGCACCAGCCAAACCAAGAAAAGACAAATCTCTTACTTTGGGCGTTTGCTTTACAATTATGGTGGTAAATATTTGCTCAATGCTTCTATCAGACGCGATGGCTCATCGGCGCTGGCACCAGGCAACCGCTTTGATTGGTTCTGGTCGGTGGGTGGTGCTTGGGAGCTGACCAAAGAAAACTTCCTTAAAAATAATGCCACACTGAGTTATTTAAAACTCAAAGCCTCTTATGGTGATTTAGGAAACCAGTTCACGCCGTACAACTATTTCGGTTATCCAGTGTATGTGGCAGGCGGCACAGGGGTTTTTGGCAACAGCGTTTATCCCGCTTTGGTAAAGTCTTACGAAGAAGCCACCGATCTAAAATGGGAACATCTTAAATCATACGAAGTAGGATTTGAATCGATGTTTTTCAATAGAAAACTATCTTTTGATGCCACTTATTATAATAAGAGAACCCAGGATTTGCTCAATTTTGTAGATGGTAACCCAGATTATTTTATGAATGCAGGTTCTATTGAAGCCAAAGGTTTTGAATTTTCAGCCAGCTGGAAAGGGCGTATTGGGGAGAATTTCTCCTACAATCTTTCAGGAAACCTGACCACTACGCAAACCAAAGTTCTACAAACTTATGGCAATGGCGATTATAAAATCAATGGTGTTTCTATCTACCAACAGGGCTTGCCTGTGGGTGCGTTCTATGGCTATGTGGTGGATGGCGTTTATCAGACCAAAACCGATATTTTACTTTCGCCAACTTCAACCATTGGCACACCACAACCTGGGGACTTAAAATACAAAGACCTTAATGGCGATGGGCTGATTACTCCAGACGATAGAACCGTGATTGGAAATCCAACGCCAGACTTTACCTACGGCTTTAGCTTGGGTGCAGAGTACAAAGGGATTTTCCTCAACGCCGATTTCTACGGTGTTTATGGCAACGAAGTGTTCAGAAGTTGGGGCAATGGCAATAGCTTTGCACCGTTTAACTACCGTGCGGAGAGAATGGGCAGATGGACAGGCGCAGGCACTTCTAACTGGGAGCCTCGCAGCTATTCTGGAAATGCCTACAATCGTGAAAATTCTACCTATATGATAGAAGACGGCAGTTTCTTCAGAATCAGAAATGTGCAGGTGGGCTATAATTTTGATAGAGAATTCCTTTCACAATTTAAATTACAAGGGCTTAAGCTGTATGTCAACATTCAGAACCTAAAAACTTGGGATCATGTGAACGGCTTTACCCCAGAATTCGGAGGCTCAGCCACGCAGTTTGGTGTGAACAGTAGCGGTTATCCTAACCCAAGAATTACCAGCTTCGGTATCAATGCAACCTTTTAA